The nucleotide sequence AGCTGAAGGTCATAGTGGAACTTCAAGGCCATCATAATTTGTTTTGCACTTTCTCGAAACTTCcctgaaacatttttgaatactGAAATATGACTGGTAAAGCTGAAAATCAGTCTGTAAAAAgccaaatgtacatacatttagaGAAATGTGAAAACAGCATTCATTTTGCatatgaagttgttttgtagcaataatctgttaccaagacaactgatGTCAATATTCCAAATTACACCAaaatattagtacatgtatactggatATTTGAGAATCCAAAAGTGATATAAGCatggcaaaatattttgaatgcaaGTACCTCTCTGTGTGTATATGACTTATAAAACAAAGTTGCCAGAATGTTTAGATATTTGGTTTGGATTGTACAGGGTATTGTACTGAGTGTGTACAGACTGGAGAAATCATGTTTAGGTGATCCACTTGTTTGTTCTGGTTCTCAGTACCCaaccaacccaaattttcagttcccacatcaaaataaaaaaaaaatacttttgttttctcccacccttaatattttgtggaacagcaAGAATAAACAAGAATCTTGACTTGTTGAtgccatttacatgtacatggggtGGTGGTGGCAACATTTGTTCACaaagagcatttctttcatggcGGACAGTATGAAAGCAGGGGGCTGAAATTGGGAatgggcttgttaccaggaatcccaTAAAAgtaagatagagaggaggaaaaggagagcctgagaaacatgaaaaagatgattttttattctttatcttttttaaaaattgacttACCGGCCCATAGTTGGCATGAAAAAGTtatgaaacacaaaaaatagGGCCACACTTGTATCAAAAAGAGTGATTTACCATGAAACCAGCCAATGCAAGGTCATCCagtatgatattacatcacTCAAGTCAAGGTCTACACACACCTCATGTAAGGTACAATACAAAACTATAGTGCCATTGCCTGACTGGTGAAACGTGTGTTGGTTGTTGGCGAGGATTTTATTTAGGTTTTCTAGTTTGGAAATGTTCATACCTATACTCATGATGATCTGATAATACTGAAGCacttaaaattttaaaaatgtgatattttatcaaaaaagtTCAATTTGAGGAGTACTGGGCAAATTAATCTTAAACTTGACGGAAAATTTTGTAGGTGTGTCCAGGTGAAGAATCATTCAAGCCAATAACACCTTAAAAGCCTAAAATGGTATTTCTTGTCAAGAGGCTAAAACTACATAACTAAATgcgtacatgtaattacattaaAATTTTGTCAGAATGTTAGGGAGCAATCTAGATGAAGAAAACTGTTGATGAAACGAATacaaaattgtttatatacTATTTCTGAGatcttataaaaaaaatgtgcaacTTCAAAACTACCTGgcagatatacatattcaatTGAACATCCTGTTCTGATAataacttgaatttcaatatcagttATACACAATGTCATTGAcactatttttgtaaattgttgTTTCCTATTTTTCCCCAAGTGtgtacatttaaaattaaagaGTGGCCATTTTCACTAGTATTTGTCACAGAATCATACTGATAAATCCAAATTAGTTAATTAGTGTGgcttttatttatacattaacAGTAAACATATCTATggtatttgttgatattttgcaGTCTTGTTGTGTTCAGAAATAAACTTCCAGATCCACTATACATGCAATTATCCTTTAATGACTTTCTATTCCTTTTCCAAAACTTACTCCATACTTGTCTGGGTCTGaaaagtaaaagaaaatttATTGACATCAACATCACATGAATGGATACAATAGAAGAAAGTATATCACAACTATTTTGTAGAGTATACAGATATATGGGTAGTAATACACCCTCTGTTTCTGTAATTGGTATAAAAGACATATAATCTCCGTTACACTGTAATGATTGGTTGCCATGATGGTGTTATTTGGCGTAGTGTAGTTCGTAATACTATACAGTATCTGTATAGTACCTGCCACGACTCACCATAGAGAGTTATTAGGGTTAGAAACAACATGcaacagttggcatccagactaggttTGGCAATGCTTACTTAGGGATCAGAGGGTTGCTTTAGTATAGATCAATTCCTAATGATTACAACTTGTCCTGGCAAATACCGCTGACCTGAACTGAACAAGTACACGACgtagtatttgtaaacaaaaacaagtacATGTGCAAATGGGAGTATCGTATGCACAACTACTTTCCGTGATGAGACCTCGATCGAGACGAAAGGCTTGGACCATGTGCACGAATGTTTTCGCCAAGTAACAACTGATCTTATGAAAGCTAATGTAAGAAATCAACTCGACTGATATATTTACCTTTCCATGATTTCAACTATGCTTGCTCGCTCGTCGATGTGAGTAGAGAAATCACCAACAACCGGACTGTCATCAACAGATTCGAACTTGCTGCTGTTAAAAaataatggtccatgacaacagtaaTTCATGgagcaaattggatactctggcaaaaataacaagggagcatgcaaatccatgcaattcaagtgaaaagtaatcacaatcgcatgatttcaacctgccaatgacggttttatgtgatttgccgaactcgcattcgtacccattcggaagacttcgaatctgatgatgaacgtgtgaagccatCATCATATTGAGATTGAGCTTAggggtcaacttttgaaagtgaatatgaatatgaatatgatggtagcttcacactcgtagATATGTGCCTTGATTTCCTATAGCTTTTGGGGTATGGTAGACAAGTTTTCTAATATTTTGAAGTGACTTAACACTTGTAGAGTTAGGGTTATTAAACATATCAATCATACTTCAACCATTAacatatttttatgaatataaaattacaaaaatggcTAGTCCATTGTTTTATCAGTTtcctttctcttttttttttttttttttttttcaaaaaaatttttgtgctgggaattcctcccagtgattttctgttatgcagacaaatacacacaaacaaacaaacacaaatgctacattcaggtttgggactacgtgacagggctatgtagcacgctctatatcacgttgctgtggaactgtcaaggctttcccagtcagtccacaggctatcccagagtcacccaggcccggcaaacatagcacctgcgggctccgtgtgagtaatcgtccccgacttttcgagtcattactccaggactccccccaaattcgcactcgtcttgtgagtgagacacggctgagtgatacagcctacccatcgagtctgtagaacactcaccctgggtttgggtcggtcacagaaaatcccctgtttccagtgggattcaaaCCTGTGACCTCCCAACTGCTAATCCTGTGTGctaaccactacgctacagTTTCCTTTCTCAACTTCCTTCTCAGTTTACCTTTTCTGTCAGATAGACAATTATCATAATTTTCAAGAACAAGTCTGCTTGCCATCACCAAATTTATGTTGTGTGTGATGCAgacaatttttctttttttgaagaTGTCGTAACATTCTGAAACTCATTTTTTGCTCAAAATTTATCCATTGTAGCAAAGTgatgaatgaaatgttttatggTTTCTCTTTTAAAAAGAGTGCTACAAGGATACCAGGCAACCATTTGAATGGCATCATCATCAGCAACCAGATTTTCTGAGGACATGGTGGGAGAAGCAGTGGCTTTCTTCAGGATTTATTTAGCACGTAAAAATCCAAGACAAGTTGCTGATCTTTTTAGTATTCTAGGACAAGTGCCTTTCACCAAATGCAGGAGAGAAATCAAAGAACACCTTGGTAGAAGCATAAGTTTACTTAGACAGTTCCTGTCAGAGCAAACAAAGTACTTTGAAGTGGTTGGTGATAATGTGAGTTTAAGACCAACAAAAACCAAAGAGGAGATTGAAACATTATTACAGTCAGCTGTAAGCCCATTTATGGCCTCCTCAACAAATACCCCATCCCAATATCAaggaaatattcaaattgttcAGGCACCTGGCGAATGTGCATCTATTGTCAATCAAATTCTGAGTAAGGTTTCACAGTGTCCAGTTGTAGCTGTTGATTGTGAAGGGGAAAATCTGGGTAAGGGTGTATGattatttctgttattttcagtgtttttagACCTCATGACTGATTTTAATATGTTGTGTTCAATTCAACAAAGTTGAAGTAAAATTTGCATGAATTTTATGAAAGAAATATTGTTGTGTTCATAATCTGGCCCTTAAGGGTGGTCTCTCCAACATTAGTCCACAGGACCATAATGTAGCCCTGAGGACGGTCTCTGCAAAGTTAGTCCACACAACTCATAATCTGGTGTGAAGGATGGTCTCTACAACATTAATCCACAAAACTCATAATCTGGTGGTCTCTGCAAAGTTAGTCCACACAACTCATAATCTGGCACCATGGATGGTCTCTGTCATCCATCACCTTTTCATTTTATCTTCCAACAGGTCGAGGTGGTAAACTATCTCTAGTTCAGTTGGCTACATGTGATGGCCAAGTGTACTTGTTTGATATCGTAGCCAGTGGTAAAAAGTTGAAACTCTTTGAAGAAGGAAAACTGGCCAAGTTGTTGGAAAGTGACCAAATTGTAAA is from Glandiceps talaboti chromosome 1, keGlaTala1.1, whole genome shotgun sequence and encodes:
- the LOC144441690 gene encoding piRNA biogenesis protein EXD1-like, producing MASSSATRFSEDMVGEAVAFFRIYLARKNPRQVADLFSILGQVPFTKCRREIKEHLGRSISLLRQFLSEQTKYFEVVGDNVSLRPTKTKEEIETLLQSAVSPFMASSTNTPSQYQGNIQIVQAPGECASIVNQILSKVSQCPVVAVDCEGENLGRGGKLSLVQLATCDGQVYLFDIVASGKKLKLFEEGKLAKLLESDQIVKVMHNCRSDSTTLYDELGITLRNVFDTECAYQILLEQHNIEKRQSSPSLNHICELFGGPTNPIKEDKVFKKKMIYTQGFWSRRPMSDKMIQYAAKDVRALVPTVYENMDRLISEEWRSRFKKVCQENVDCHFKKK